One region of Glycine max cultivar Williams 82 chromosome 9, Glycine_max_v4.0, whole genome shotgun sequence genomic DNA includes:
- the LOC100804107 gene encoding polygalacturonase QRT3, protein MARKTLAWSLLLGMACSIVIGSYEESFPTRTFSSNNYHEAIQRLQSFKASLTRHDSIASASSSLSTFSSPSSAPSPSLSLQGVNNPRVYRVTSYGADPTGNSDSTEALLAAIEDAAKGPSEGYLMEGIRDLGGAQINLEGGNYLISRSLKLPVAGVGNLMIHGGTIRASDNFPEDGYIIDLSPSSNGRNSLPSYNFEFITLKELLLDSNFRGGGISVINSLRTNIDNCYITHFTTNGILVQSGHETYIRNSFLGQHITAGGDKNERNFSGTGITLQGNDNAVTDVVIFSAAIGIMVTGQANAFSGVHCYNKATGFGGTGIYLKLPGLTQTRIVNSYMDYTSIVAEDPVQLHISSSFFLGDANIVLKSKNGIVNGVDIVDNMFSGSNQGVEIVQLDQSNSPFQQIDQVIVDRNIARGMKLKATVAKMSMQGNGTSWSVDFNNVLLFPNLIKNVQYSLSSSGSTFPNHALRNVSENRVVIETNEAVAANVFVTVDQSALS, encoded by the exons atggcAAGAAAAACTTTAGCTTGGTCCTTGCTTCTAGGGATGGCTTGTTCCATAGTTATTGGTTCATATGAGGAGAGCTTTCCTACTAGGACATTTTCTAGTAACAACTATCATGAAGCAATACAAAGATTGCAGTCATTTAAGGCCTCTCTAACAAGACATGATTCCATTGCTTCAGCCTCATCTTCCTTATCAACCTTCTCAAGCCCTTCTTCtgctccttctccttctctctcacTTCAG GGCGTGAACAATCCACGCGTGTACCGTGTGACGTCTTATGGTGCAGATCCAACGGGTAATTCGGATAGCACTGAAGCACTCCTTGCAGCCATAGAAGATGCAGCCAAGGGTCCTAGTGAAGGATATTTGATGGAAGGCATCAGAGACCTTGGAGGTGCTCAGATTAATCTTGAGGGTGGAAATTACTTGATCAGCCGGTCACTCAAGTTGCCGGTGGCCGGGGTGGGGAACCTTATG ATACATGGAGGGACTATAAGAGCCTCAGATAATTTTCCAGAAGACGGCTATATCATTGATTTGTCACCCTCTTCTAATGGAAGAAACAGTTTACCATCCTACAATTTTGAGTTCATAACTCTCAAGGAACTCTTGCTGGACTCAAACTTCAGGGGTGGAGGCATTTCAGTCATAAACTCACTTAGGACTAACATAGACAATTGTTACATCACACATTTCACCACCAATGGAATTTTAGTCCAAAGTGGTCATGAAACATACATCAGGAACTCTTTCCTCGGCCAGCATATAACTGCTGGCGGCGACAAAAATGAGAGGAACTTCTCAGGCACTGGAATAACCCTCCAGGGTAATGACAATGCTGTCACTGATGTTGTAATTTTCTCTGCTGCTATAGGAATAATGGTTACTGGTCAAGCTAATGCCTTTTCTGGTGTACATTGTTACAATAAGGCCACTGGCTTTGGAGGCACTGGAATTTATTTGAAACTACCAGGTTTGACCCAAACCAGGATTGTGAATTCTTACATGGATTACACTAGTATTGTGGCGGAAGACCCGGTTCAACTCCATATCTCCAGCAGTTTCTTCCTTGGTGATGCCAATATTGTCCTAAAGTCCAAGAATGGAATTGTGAATGGTGTTGATATTGTTGATAACATGTTCTCAGGTTCAAATCAGGGTGTTGAAATTGTTCAGCTTGACCAATCAAATAGTCCTTTCCAACAAATTGATCAAGTTATTGTTGATAGAAACATTGCAAGGGGGATGAAGTTAAAGGCCACAGTTGCCAAAATGTCTATGCAAGGGAATGGAACCTCTTGGAGTGTTGATTTTAACAATGTTTTGCTTTTTCCTAACCTCATAAAGAATGTTCAGTACTCTTTAAGCTCCTCAGGCAGCACCTTCCCCAATCATGCTCTGAGGAACGTGTCCGAGAATCGTGTTGTGATTGAAACAAATGAAGCAGTGGCTGCCAATGTTTTTGTTACGGTGGATCAAAGTGCGTTAAGTTGA